In Nostoc sphaeroides, the genomic window TTGGAGGTTATAGCTACTCAGTTTGGTATCCAGGTTTTGCTGCGCCTGGTTAACTTGAGCCATTTTTTCTAATTCTTGGGATTTATTTTGTTGTTCTAAAAGGTTAGTTGACATTAAAAGTTGATTTTTGAGCAGTTCCAGTTGCGATTGCCGATTTTGTAACCCTTGCAATTTGCTCTGCACTTGTTGCAGTTCTGTTTGCAAGACATCAGACTCTAGTTCTACTAAAACCTGGCCGGCTCTAACTGTATCTCCTTCTTTGACCATAACTGTTTTGACACTCCCACCAGCTTGAGCGTCTAATTTTTGAGTTGCGCCTTTAGGTTCTATACGCCCTCTAGCACTACCAGTCTCATCTACTTTCGAGAGAGTTGCCCAAGGTAAAAACAAACCAGCAAAAGCTATGAGTGCATACAACAAACCACGAGTCCAAATCCGAGGTAAGGCATTGAGCAATGCTTCAGTACCGTAGTGCAAATCTTGACTATTACTTTCTGCCTCAGCAACTTCTACAGATTCCTCTTGTTGTGTGTAACTTTGGTACTTATCTGTCTGATCTTGAGGAAGTGGCGATGATCTATTGGGAGATGGCATAGCTTTAGTTCCGATAAAAGTAGATGGGGAGTGGGGGGAGATGAGGGACTGAGGGAAAAGAATTAATAACTAATGACAAATGACTAATGACTAATCCCCAATCTCAACTAACTTGAGCTAGTTGTTGTTGATTGAGGTAGTAATAATGACCTTTTTTAGTGATTAATTCGTCGTGAGTACCGCTTTCTACCAAAACGCCTTGATCTAAAACTAGAATCAAATCAGCGTTGCGGACTGTAGAGAGGCGATGGGCAATGATTACACTTGTGCGTCCTTGAAGAATTGTTTTGAGGTTGTTTTGAATGATTCGCTCTGATTCGGAATCTAGATGGCTGGTGGCTTCATCAAATAGTAATAACCGAGGATTTCCAAGCAAAGCCCGAGCGAATCGCTAGGCGTTGGCGTTGTCCACCAGAGAGCATACCGCCGCCTTCACCAATTTGGGATTCGTAACCCATCGGTAGTTTTTGAATAAATTCATCGGCTCCGGCGTATTTTGCTGCTTGGATAATTTCTTCATTTGAAGCATTCGGATGAGCGATCGCAATGTTTTCCCGAATAGTCCCACCAAAGAGAAAGGTATCTTGGTCTACAACGCCGATTTGAGAACGGAGCGATCGCAACGAAATACTCGTGATCTCACTACCATCAATCAGTAGTTTGCCATCTGTCGGTGGATATAAACCTAAAATCAATTTACTCAGGGTTGTTTTTCCAGAACCACTGCGCCCCACCACTGCAACCATCTGTTCTGGTTGGATTTCAAAGTTAAGATTTTCTAAGACGTTAGTCTCACTTTCTGAGTGATAGCGAAAGGTGACATTATGAAAGCTAATGTGACCGCGCAGCTTGCCCAATGCCTTCCGGGGTTTAGTTTCTAAGTCTTCTTCTGGTTCTGCCTCCAACACATCATTTATGCGTTCGGTGGAAATTACAATTTCTTGCAATTGATTCCACAGCATAGATAGCCTCTGGAAAGGACTCAAGACGTTACCCACTAACATATTGAAAGCAATTAATTGTCCAATCGTCAGTTCGCCATTAATTACCTGAGTCGCTCCATACCACAGCAATGCAGTATTGACAAAAGTTTGGATAACGCCACTGAGAATTTGCAGCTGATTACCAATTATCTGAGCATTAAAGGCTTTTTTGACCAAATCATTCAGCAGTTCTTCCCAACGCCAGCGCACACTCTGTTCAATTGACAATGAGCGGACGGTACGAATTCCACTTAGGGATTCTATGAGATAGCTTTGTTCTTTAGCGCCTGCATTAAAAATTTCTCTGGAGATGCGGCGCAAAATATTTGTGCTAGCTAGCGCTAAGATAAAAAATGGCGGTACTGTACACAGCACGAATAATGACATGCGCCAGCTATAAGAGAACATCAAGCCCAGATAAACTACCAATGTCAGCATATCCAGCAAAATCGAGAGTGTCTGACCGGTAAGGAATTGCTGAATTTTCTGGTTTTCTTGGATGCGCGAGACTATATCCCCAACAAAACGCGACTCGAAATAAGAAAGGGGCAAGCGAAAGGTATGTTTGATAAAACCTACGAGTAGGGCGACGCTAACGCGGTTGGCAGTATGAAATAAAAGATATTGGCGTAGAGCATTGACAGCCACACCAAATAACCCAAAAACAATCATCCCCAAACCAATGGCGTTTAAGGTTGTAACGCTACGTTGCACAAGGACTCTATCGAGCAATAACTGAGTGAATACTGGCGTTACCAGTCCAAATATTTGGATTAATATTGAAGCTGCAAAGATTTCTAATAGTGCCCGATAGTGAGGTTTAATTAACTCAAAAAACTTCCAGAAACTTGTATTTTCGTTTTTAGTATTTTGTAATAAAGCTGTAGGTTCCAGTAACAAGGCATAACCACTCCAACCCTCTTGAAATTCAGCTTTTGTTAGGCTGCGTTGACCAAGGGCCGGATCGCATACAATTACCCGCTTAGGAGTGATTTCATAGACAACGATGAAGTGTTTGCCTTCCCAGTGGACAATTGCAGGTAAAGGTTGTTCTGCTAATTTATCAAGAGTGGCTTTCACCGGACGGGTGGCAAAACCCAGGTTTTCTGCTGCTGTTGCCATAGCCTTGAGAGATGCACCACTGCGGTTGACGTTGGTCATATCTCGCAGGCGATTGATACTAAAATGCTTGCCCCAATAGTTACCAATCATTACCAAGCAAGCAGAACCACAATCGGCAGCGCTTTGTTGAGCATAGAAGGGATAGCTTTTAGTGAGGCGTTTCCACCAATGCCTTACTTGCACTTTCGGACTAGGAAAGTAAAAACGTGATTTTTTTGGTTGTTGTGACTGCTGATCTCGTTGGGGAAAAGGAATGATTTTAGATTTTGGAGATTGGGAAGTTTTTTCCCCACTCTTTAGTACAGAAGGGATTAATCGCGTCTCTCCCCACTCCGCTAACTCCGGGAAGTATTCTAGTGCTGCTTGCATCTGGTCGTTTTTCAGAATGTAAGCAATTGTTGGTTGAGTTACCTGCCAATCACCTTGTTTTGGTTGGGCAGAGATTGTACCTGGTGTCAAAAGATGGCCTTCAGAATGCCGCAGTTTCCCTTTGTACAATAGCCATAGCTGGGAATCTTGGGATATTTCTGGACTTACAGAGCCAGTTTCTAAATGCTGTCGCTCAAAGAGAGATAAAGCTTTGAGCATTCCTGGTATTTGTGAAGTATGGCACGATAATTGTGAGGTTTGGCGACATAACAACAGTAAATCCCAAAGTTCTGCACGGGCAAAAAGGCGATCGCGAATATTAGGATACTTATCTATTAATATTTGCAATGCGTCTTGTCTAAAATAGCCCAGTTTTAAGCTTGTCGAAGCTCTGACTACATAAGGACTAAAGTCAGCTTCGGGAAAAAGAGTCAATTCGCCAAAAACAGACCATGCACCAAAGGTAGTGATTAAATTCTCAGAGCTATCCAACAGCCTGACTTTACCTGTAAGGATAATATAGATACCAGGATTAGTCTGTGCAGATTGCCAGAACTGCTTTGCTGGTGGTGGCTCCACAATTTCCATTGCTGCCAAAAAATTTTGTAATTCTTTTTCTGAAAGCTTTGCACCCAAGGTGGACAAGAGCCTTTGGCCTACATCTTCCCCAGAAAGCACGGATGGCATTTTTTAACCTCCAAGACAAAATTTAGCTATTGGTCTAAATTAAAAAAAATAATAAAAAGTATGTTTTGATACTTTTATATCTGCAAGGGAACCCTAAACTTGCTAGAAGAAAAGAGTTTATATTTTTTATTTGGGAAACAGCGCCACTCGTTGTAACTGAACTCTTGATCTTGACAATCACTAATGTGAATGCCAATATATCGCGCTAGACGTTTGCATAACCAAGTTTCTTTGCTTCCAAAGCATTAATTCTTGCGGTGTCTTTAGCCCCCACAAGATTCGTGCTTTCAGCAAAAGATTGAATAAGAATTCACCAGCAAAACCTCTACGGTTTTATGCCTTGGCATCAAAATCAATTTATTAGGCTATGCTTCTGTCTATAGCGCCTAACCTCCAGCATTAAAAAGCTGGCTTGTGGCACGCTACAGTCAAGAGAGAAGAAAAACTATAAAGCAGATGATGATTTTTTGAGATTTTACTACTCAATAAAAATCTTACTTCAACAATATTGCTTGCTTTGCTTAAAAGCTACTAAACTCAATCTTTTTACAGTCATGTTTAGTCTCTTTAAACAACACATACTCAAGTTAAGCATGTAATTTTTATTACACCTCCTATAGCAGAATTAGTCTGAGCGCTTAAATAGTTATTGCGATAAACATATTTACATAATTAGCTTACACTGATTAACTTAAAGTTTGAATAGCCGATGCTTATTTTCATGTAAATTTTTTGAAAAATTACATCAGGGACAATTCTTTGCAGAAAAAATACAATTTTCACCCCTTCATACATTAAATCTTTAAACAAATAGACCACACAGTATGGTGCAAGTTATAACAGCACAAAATACTTCTAGTTTGCCCATTTTGTCGGGAGTTAGAAACAAAGTATACTCAAGGCTAAAAGACTGGTCACCAAGTTTAGTGTAAATAGTCGTTGAGAACCCCAGCAGAGCAAAAATACGCTATAAATAAATACGTAAAGGACTGTAAGTAAGTCTGGGTATAAATTAGAGGCTTTTCAATTCTTTTGTGCCCTATCGGGTTAGACATCGGGCTTCTGTTGGTTCCTGCTAACGTCAGCTACCCAAGCACAGGGAGAAATATTTCCAAGTAGCGATCGCGCTCTAGTCGGTGATAAGCTAATCAGCATTCAAGTTAGATAATCAGGGCGGGTAAGATGCCCACCCCATAAGATATTGAAAAAATTTTAATCTGCAAATTAGATGTGTTTTAGCTTATGGACACAATCATAGATTATCTGGCTCGTGAGCTTATATACAGTTGTTTGAGGTGGTTAATCAAATTCTTTATGACTATCAAGGCGTATGCATTCACACTCAACGGCAGATTTACCTAGCCGACGCAGTAATTGTGACAGTATCGATTGGTGTCTTGCCCTCAAGTCAAATTCTTTTCAATTTACCAACAATTTATTCTGCGATGGCTCCATCCAGTCCACTAAGGCTATAATGCAGTTTTAGCACTCTCACTAGCGCTTTCCTTGAGAGTCGTTTTTAAACGTGTCGCTGTGCTTTTGCGGATGCGATCGCTTTTGCGAACACCACCCGCCATTTGATATTCATGGCTATCTTTGCCGTACTTAAAGGCAACTCCAAGAAGCATTTTTTCTGTCAAGTCGCTCAAGGTTGTTTCCAACTCTTTCATCTCATTTTTGTAAGAGTCAATCACAGCCAGAGTAGTATTATAAGCTTCTATTTTGCTACGGTACTGCTGAATTATTTGTGTGATATTTTGCAAGTTGCGAGCATCGCCAAAATCCATACTCGGATCAATTGCTTTGAGTCCAGACATTCTCAATTCAGCTTTTTCTAGAACGCGATATGTACGCTTTTGACGAGGCATAATTATGTTCTTTTGATTGTGTTCTAGAACTAGCTTGCCTTACTAAAGCTTAATTTTGGTTGAGTAAAATCCACAATCTTAGTGCTGGATATAACTATAGTTTAAGTAATATCCACTAAAACTATGATATTTGTAACGAAAATCGTAGTGGTGGTAACTAAACTCGTAACATTGTAACGAAAATTATGATATTTGTAACGAAAATCGTAGTGGTGGTAACTAAACTCGTTATTTTAGTAACAAAATTGTAATATTGTAACGAAAATTATGATGTTTGTAACAAAAATCGTAGTGGTGGTAACTAAACTCGTTATTTTAGTAACTTAAAGCGTGATGTTATTGACGACAACTGATTGCAAATCAAAAAGCCTAGATATCACACGCCAGAAATTGAGCAAGTAATGCTGAAGTGAATCTAAATTTATTAACTTAGTGGTAAGATTTAGAACAAAAGCAGTGTATTAAGCAGATACACATAGTCAAAGTAGCAGATGGAACCTTTAACTACTGCGCCGATCGCAATCAGTTCTGTAAGGGACTTCCAAGTAAAAAAATATTCCATTGCTATTGTTCACTGTTGACCGTTGACGGTTCACGAGTTTTCAGTCAACAGTCAACAGTCAACAGTCAACGACTTGAATGTGGAATAATTTATTTTTTGGAGTTCCCTAAGTAAGTCGGTGAGAATAAATCAAACTAGATTAAGTAATGTAAAAAATCTTGAAATTAGTTCGTAGAGAGGACTTTATTCCTCTCTACGAGACGCACTCGCGTTCACTACAAACCTCTTCATTATTCACGCCGCTCTACTTAATACCCACCAAAGTCTTAGAAAAAACAACCAAAAAGGTAACAGACAGGTTGTTGCAACTAATGCAAAATTTAACTGTAAAGTCCGTAGCCCGCCCACAAATGGCGATAGAGTTTGCAATTTAGTACCGCAAGGCGGATTCAAAATTCACGCATTCAAAATTCAAAATTAAGACAGAGTAAGCGTTCCGTTGATTTTGAATGGTCTGTTTATTTACGCCGCGCTGTACTAGTAGTTTTGAGCGATCGCTATTTTCTCATCAACCAAGGTGCGATCGTTAAACGTTTCCGCAAAGACCTTGATAAGATGGAAAAATAGTTCAACCTCGCTGCCAAGGTTATGAGTAACATTAATATTTCCTTGCCTGAGTCGATGAAAGTCTTTATTGAAGAACAAGTGGCTGAAGGTGGCTACGGTTCAGTTAGCGAATATCTACAAGAGTTAATCACTCAAGACCAAAAACGCAAGATGCAAGAACATGTAGAAGAACTTTTAATTGCAGGACTTGAAAGTGGAGAAGCAGTAGAAGTTAATGATGAATGGTGGCAGCAAAAACGCACACATTTGATCAACCAGATGCATCAAGAGAAATAATGACAAAGCGGATAGTCATTACACCCAAAGCCAGTTTAGATATTGATGAGTATTTTGTTTACATTGCCCAAGAAAACCCCGACACGGCTCTTTTGTTTTTTGACTCTGTAAGAGAAACTTTTGCACAGTTAGCAAGAATGCCTGGAATGGGTAGCCGTTATCCCCTGGAGAATCTTCGTTTACAAGGTTTACGTAAATGGGCTGTTGAGGGATTTCAAAAATATTTAATTTTTTACTTTGAGCGAGATGAAAGCATTGAAATTGTGCGGATTCTCTATGCAGGGCAAGATATAGAAAGGATTTTAGAACAGGAGTGATATTGATTAGCGATCGCTTGTATGATTACTTTGGTGGAGCGATCGCTATTCTCTCATCAACACAAATGCAATGGGGCAAACTAATCGCAGAAATTTGTCCAAACACAACGCCTAACAAGCTTGATAAGATGGAAAAAACTACTTAAACAAGGGGATGTGATTGATTTACCTGATAATATCCCTGATTTAAGGCTAGTATATCTCAACGAACTTAACTGCGATCGCTTGCAAACTCAACCAAATAATCCAATTTCCCAAGAGATGCCATTCGTTATAGCTTGGTAATGCTTAAAACCACATGAATCATTGACAGTCTAAGTCTATACGCAATATAATCAATGTAGTAGCAACATAACCATAGAGTTAATTCAAATAATTTTCCCAGAGAATAATAGACGAGCAATATAAAAGATAATTTGGATAAAACAGATGAACACCAAAATTATTGCTTTCTTGGGGATTACGGCAGCCTTTGCAAGCTTAGGAAGCCAAGTATACGCACAGTCACCAACATCAAGCTCAAATCTAGAGCAATACAGATCAACTGGTAATTCTCTTGTTGGAATTGATCGTAGAACAGCGCAAGAAGACTTTAAAAGCTTTTTTGAGCAAACTAATCCAGCAAGCATCTCCAACAATAATAGAAGAGGCAATAAAACTCCAGTCAAAATCCAGTTTAACGAAACATTATCACAGCCAGACACTTCTGTTTTATTAGCACCAGCTCAGTCTGGGAATGACAATGATGGATTGCAAGTGCAGTTAGATATAGGGAGAGAATAATTAGGTATGAAAATAATTCGTAATTCGTAATTCGTAATTCGTAATTCGTAATTGAATTAAGACAGACACTTCGGGGTGGGGTTTCTACCTACCTTGGGATAGAAAGACTGTTTCTCTGACGAGACGCTAGCGCGTAGCTTGCTTCTCCGTAGGAGTACGCGCCACTTGCGGGCGAAAGCGCGTAGCGGGACGAAATCCGGTTTTAAACCTTAAAATCTCGTTTCCAGCCAGAGGCTGGAAATGCTGATCGTTGCGGCTCTGCCGCCAGAAATGGGAGGCGGAGCCTTTAGGATGGCATTCCCAGTCGGAGACTGGGAACGAGGTAAGGGGGCTTTACGCATCACGATTCGTAAACTACGCACGATTGTGCATATTAGAACTTTTGTAGAAAACTGCAAAAGTTCTAATATAGCGGTTCTCATTTGGATGCAATACATTTTGACCTCTCTCTTAAAAGGAGAGAGGCTTTAAGTCTTACTCCCCAACGCTAGCTCTTAAGGGGCTGTTCTTGTTAGGTCTGTATTTCATGCAATTGAGAACCCCTATATGTGCTATGTGCAATATTTTGGTTTAACAACTTCGACTCAAGATTAATTGCCCATTGGGTAATCGATATACTCCCTGTGCCTCAATAATTGGGTCGCCTTTTTTCCAGGGGCGCGATGTTGGTTCAACACTACGCACATCACCAGTTGTGTATGGTGAAATTAATACATCTCCCGGACTATTGCGTAAAGCACCGGAACCTGTAATTATAAAAGAGTTTTCTTGTCCCTTGATAGCGCGTGAAATGCAGCTATTAGCAAGAAGTACATTAGTATCGATGACGTTTGGTGAGAATCTGGTAAAGCTATTTTGAATAGAACTGGTATCAGGTGCCTTAATATTTGTCACACCAGGATCGCCGAATTCCGAGCTTGCTGTAATATCACTTTTATCGGTTGGTTTTGTCCGCGACTCGATACCGAAGATCCCTTGGGAGTTGATTTTGACTTTTCCACCTTTGCCAGTGTATGCGTTGGCTCTGATGTCGCTGTTTTCGTTGGGAACTGCAACGATAAATTTTGAGTTGATATTGATGTCACCGCCATTGCCACCTAGATTGCCTGTACCTGCGTTAGTGGAGATTTGAGCGCCATGACGGAGTAAGAGCAAGTCGCTGTTGACGTTAATGTTACCACCGTTACCCGATGCAGATTCAGCGTTGAGTTGAGCTTGGTTGTCTAAGGTAATTTTGGGTGAGTTGACGTTGATATTACCTGTGATGTTTGACCCTTGAGAGCGAACAAACAACCCACTGTTAACAGACTCATCCTCAACCAAATCTCGATCAAATTCTCGGACAAACCGTTTGAAGGCAGCACTACCAGATATAGTTATCCCATCGGTAGCATTAACTGTGATACTACCTGCAAACCCACTGCTGCCTATGGAACTATTGGCAAGGATTTGCCCACCATTAACCGCTTCTAAAGTCTTCACTTTCACTGTGATATTTCCAGCATTTCCTTCACCGAAAGTGCGGGCATCTACAACCCCATTGTCTGCTAGCCGAAAAGCATTGGTATCAATAATGATGTTTCCTCCCTGCCCTCTTTGATAGGTACGTGAAAATAACCCACTTGCCGTTTTATCAATGGAAACTCCAAAAATGTTAACAATATCAGAAGCATCAACTTCTATGTCTCCAGCATTTCCTTGACCACGAGAATTAGTAGATATCTGTGAGCCATTTCCCAGAATTAACTCCCTAGTAATAATCTTTAAGTCTCCGGCATCGCCAACACCTGTTGTTTTAGTAGTTAAAAGGCTAGGGACTGGCTTCCCACTTGTTGGTGATATTCCTGTTCCTTGTAATTCCACCAAATCCCTAGCAATCACAAACAAATTTCCTCCCTTTCCCTCGCTGTTAATAGTACTAGTTGATACTTGCGATCCACCCCGCACACTCAAGCGTTTGGTGTCAATTGTCAAGTTTCCTGCATTTCCAGCACCTTTGACAGTTTCAGTAAACAAGATGCTACCAGCATCACTTAATTGCACGGAGTCAGCAGCATAAACCTTTATCTCTCCAGGTTTTCCTTGAGCAGAAGAATCAGTAAATATCTGTCCGCGATTTCCCACAATTAACTGCCCAGTGTTAATCGTTAAATTTCCCCCCGGTTCGTTACCTTTAGTAGTAGTTGAAACTTGCGCTCCATCCCGCACACTCAAGCGTTTGGTGTCAATTGTCAAGTTTCCTGCATTTCCAGCACCTTCAGCAGTTTCAGTAAACAAGATGCTACCAGCATCACTTAATTGCACGGAGTCAGCAGCATTAACCTTTATCTCTCCAGGTCTTCCTTTATTAGAAGAACGAGTATATATCTGTCCGCTATTTCCCACAATTAACTGCCCAGTGTTAATCGTCAAATTTCCCGCCCAACCGTTACCTACAGTATTAGTAAATACTTCCGCTCCATCCTGCACACTCAAGAGTTTGGTGTCAATTGTCAAGTTTCCTACATTTCCAGCACCTTCAGCATCTTTAGTTTTAGTAAACAAGATGCTACCAGCATCACTTAATTGCACGGAGTCAGTAGCATTAACCTTTATCTCTCCAGGTTTTCCTTGATTAAAAGAAAGAGTAAATATCTGTCCGCTATTTCCCACAATTAACTGCCCAGTGTTAATCGTCAAATTTCCCCCCGGGCCGTTACCTACAGTATTAGTAAATACTGCCGCTCCATCCCGCACACTCAAGAGTTTGGTGTCAATTGTCAAGTTTCCTGGATTTCCAGCACCTTCAGCATCTTTAGTTATAGTAGACAAGACGCTACCAAGATCACTTAGTAGCACGGAGTCAGCAGCATTAACCTTTATTTCTCCAGGTTTTCCTTGATTAAAAGAACCACTAGATATCCGTCCGCCATTTCCGACAATTAACTGCCCAGTGTTAATCGTCAAATTTCCCGCCGAACCGTTACCGATAGGAGTAGTTGATACTTTCGCTCCATCCCGCACACTCAAGAGTTTGGTGTTAATTGTCAAGTTTCCTGCATTTCCAGCACCTTCAGCACCTTCAGTTTTAGTAAACAAGCCGCTATCAGCATCACTTAGTTGCACGGAGTCAGCAGCATTAACGTCTATCTTTGCAGCAGAAATCAATGAGCCTCCTGTGACAACCAAATTCCTGCTCTGAATCTGAACATCACCGCCAATATCGGCAACATCGACAAATGCTTTGTCTTGTAATCGAATATCGCCAAAATTATTTACAGAAGCGTACCCCAATACCCAATTGTTATCTTTCTGGTTCAAGCTCACTTCTCCAACACCAGCAACACTACCTAACTCAATCCGTACTCCTGATGTCAAATTCGTTTGTTTGAAAGCTTCTAGTTTACCTCCTTGTAACGTCACATCACCGCCCACAAGTGCTAGAGTTTTACTAGGTTCCACTTTGAGATTAGATCCTTCTACACGAATACCTCCTGCTGTTCCCTGAAATTGCAAACCAATGGGAACACTTACCGTTAGCAGAGGTGTGCTTTGGGAAGGAAACGCGCTAAACAGAGCGCCATCTGCAAATTTGAGACTATTTGCTGTAGTTGCAATCAAAGAACCTTGGATTTTCAATTCGGCGTGAGATCCAAAAATAATTCCATTGGGATTGATCAAAAACAAGTTAGCAGAACCATTGGTTTTAATCAGACCGTCAATAACAGAAGCAGAACCACCCGTGACGCGGCTGATGATATTTTGAATATCGAGAAGGTTGTTGAAGTAAGCCTGACTGTCAGTGGGTAGAGAAAACTGCTCAAAACTGTGGTAAAGATTACTTCCAGCTCTAGTTCCTCCTTCAATAATTCTGGTATTCCCCTCTAATTTGACAGTGGAATTAGTGGGTAAAGTGCTATCAGGTGTAATCTGAGCAAAGGTGCGATCCCAAACATTGACGTATGCACCACTAATAACTACAGAAATGATTAGCCTTAATAGCCAAGATGAACTGCGTAAGTTTTCAGCCATTTGATGATTGTTTTTAACAACATTATTAATAAGTATGAGTTTTTTTTGCTATTGATACCGGAAAAATCTAAATTTTTGTAATCAATTGATACAAAGGGCACAAAAATCATAATATAATACGAAACATAAAAATTAACCAGAGGTAATTTTGCCTCGACGAGAAATAGCCAATTAGGTGATTAAAATGCATAATTATACTCAAATAAAAATCCTCGATTTAGACGATGTTGAATCAATTATTGTGCAGGAAATTACAGTAGCCGAGGCTGAAAAAATTATTGGTGGAGATGTACCTCAAATAAAAGTAGAACCAGCGATTAATGAATGTAAAGTTTTATCTGGAGGAAATTGTTCATGTCAGGGAAACTGTAGGCTTATAGATCCTCCCCCAACACCTATTATCTCAAAAGACCCCCACCCTTCGGGTATTTTCAAACCCCACTATTGGGAAATAATAAATCAAGCAATAAATCAAGGCTATTTGGATAAGTCTTTCATCCCCTCAAAGTTCATTAATAAAGTAAATCTTAAGTAGGGT contains:
- a CDS encoding type II toxin-antitoxin system ParD family antitoxin, with the protein product MSNINISLPESMKVFIEEQVAEGGYGSVSEYLQELITQDQKRKMQEHVEELLIAGLESGEAVEVNDEWWQQKRTHLINQMHQEK
- a CDS encoding type II toxin-antitoxin system RelE/ParE family toxin produces the protein MTKRIVITPKASLDIDEYFVYIAQENPDTALLFFDSVRETFAQLARMPGMGSRYPLENLRLQGLRKWAVEGFQKYLIFYFERDESIEIVRILYAGQDIERILEQE
- a CDS encoding filamentous hemagglutinin N-terminal domain-containing protein, producing the protein MAENLRSSSWLLRLIISVVISGAYVNVWDRTFAQITPDSTLPTNSTVKLEGNTRIIEGGTRAGSNLYHSFEQFSLPTDSQAYFNNLLDIQNIISRVTGGSASVIDGLIKTNGSANLFLINPNGIIFGSHAELKIQGSLIATTANSLKFADGALFSAFPSQSTPLLTVSVPIGLQFQGTAGGIRVEGSNLKVEPSKTLALVGGDVTLQGGKLEAFKQTNLTSGVRIELGSVAGVGEVSLNQKDNNWVLGYASVNNFGDIRLQDKAFVDVADIGGDVQIQSRNLVVTGGSLISAAKIDVNAADSVQLSDADSGLFTKTEGAEGAGNAGNLTINTKLLSVRDGAKVSTTPIGNGSAGNLTINTGQLIVGNGGRISSGSFNQGKPGEIKVNAADSVLLSDLGSVLSTITKDAEGAGNPGNLTIDTKLLSVRDGAAVFTNTVGNGPGGNLTINTGQLIVGNSGQIFTLSFNQGKPGEIKVNATDSVQLSDAGSILFTKTKDAEGAGNVGNLTIDTKLLSVQDGAEVFTNTVGNGWAGNLTINTGQLIVGNSGQIYTRSSNKGRPGEIKVNAADSVQLSDAGSILFTETAEGAGNAGNLTIDTKRLSVRDGAQVSTTTKGNEPGGNLTINTGQLIVGNRGQIFTDSSAQGKPGEIKVYAADSVQLSDAGSILFTETVKGAGNAGNLTIDTKRLSVRGGSQVSTSTINSEGKGGNLFVIARDLVELQGTGISPTSGKPVPSLLTTKTTGVGDAGDLKIITRELILGNGSQISTNSRGQGNAGDIEVDASDIVNIFGVSIDKTASGLFSRTYQRGQGGNIIIDTNAFRLADNGVVDARTFGEGNAGNITVKVKTLEAVNGGQILANSSIGSSGFAGSITVNATDGITISGSAAFKRFVREFDRDLVEDESVNSGLFVRSQGSNITGNINVNSPKITLDNQAQLNAESASGNGGNINVNSDLLLLRHGAQISTNAGTGNLGGNGGDININSKFIVAVPNENSDIRANAYTGKGGKVKINSQGIFGIESRTKPTDKSDITASSEFGDPGVTNIKAPDTSSIQNSFTRFSPNVIDTNVLLANSCISRAIKGQENSFIITGSGALRNSPGDVLISPYTTGDVRSVEPTSRPWKKGDPIIEAQGVYRLPNGQLILSRSC